One Lysinibacillus fusiformis genomic window carries:
- a CDS encoding DUF1648 domain-containing protein, whose translation MHKQQKTPTPRFCNQLTLIVTTIFIAGLTATLIQYRKLPNSIPILHSFTSDHAQFGPKIAIFYLPLVALMLFLLLHYLEVKAAYPVQRKNKPVLSHVQRQNGILTFCLIKNSILLYFTYSLLNDLMIAFGHNRILQQWQAYVFLVLLFIIFIVGIIRGLLLDKKIKS comes from the coding sequence ATGCACAAACAACAAAAAACACCTACACCACGTTTCTGTAACCAGCTGACCTTGATTGTCACAACTATTTTTATCGCTGGCCTTACAGCAACGCTAATTCAATATCGTAAACTGCCCAATTCTATTCCAATTTTGCACAGCTTTACGAGTGACCATGCACAGTTTGGACCGAAAATTGCTATCTTTTACTTACCATTGGTAGCTTTGATGTTGTTTTTACTTTTGCACTATTTAGAAGTAAAAGCTGCATATCCTGTGCAACGTAAAAATAAGCCTGTGCTTTCTCATGTACAGAGACAAAATGGTATCCTTACTTTCTGCCTAATCAAAAATAGTATACTGCTCTATTTTACGTATTCACTCTTGAATGACTTAATGATTGCTTTTGGGCACAACCGTATTTTGCAACAATGGCAAGCCTATGTTTTCCTTGTACTGTTATTTATTATTTTTATTGTTGGCATCATTCGTGGACTTTTACTCGATAAAAAAATAAAAAGCTAG
- a CDS encoding sulfite exporter TauE/SafE family protein has translation MEYLLFLLIGIVGNVIGTLVGGGGLITLPTMMLMGVPVHSAIGANKVSNMVSAFSSFYTIFRRKELSWAEMRSVLLVSLVGGTLGGVFASFMSSQTLTLIAIVLLGFALVMSFIGGADFGDKENFTMNRINGPILLGVGFYDGLFGPGSSTLALYTYAHQKVTYMKAVGLSRVGVFAMCSGAAITYIATGKIEWSLTLVLMIGSIIGAQIGIVLARKVKANQVKILLRVVTIVLILQLVYDFFTQL, from the coding sequence ATGGAATACTTGTTATTTTTATTGATTGGCATTGTGGGTAACGTGATTGGCACGTTAGTCGGAGGAGGTGGCTTAATTACATTACCAACGATGATGCTGATGGGGGTACCGGTGCACTCAGCGATTGGTGCAAATAAGGTGTCCAATATGGTCAGTGCATTTTCTAGCTTTTATACGATTTTTAGAAGAAAGGAATTATCATGGGCGGAGATGCGTTCCGTGTTACTAGTGTCATTGGTCGGAGGCACACTTGGTGGTGTATTTGCTTCGTTTATGAGTAGTCAAACATTGACACTGATTGCGATTGTTCTGCTTGGCTTTGCGCTTGTCATGTCCTTTATTGGTGGGGCTGATTTTGGAGATAAGGAAAACTTTACGATGAATCGGATAAATGGCCCTATTCTGCTAGGTGTTGGCTTCTACGATGGACTATTCGGTCCTGGTAGTAGTACCTTGGCGCTGTATACATATGCACATCAAAAAGTTACGTACATGAAAGCGGTCGGTTTATCTCGTGTTGGCGTTTTTGCCATGTGCTCAGGTGCAGCGATTACCTATATTGCGACCGGTAAAATTGAATGGTCACTGACACTCGTGTTAATGATCGGGTCTATTATCGGTGCACAAATTGGCATTGTCCTTGCAAGGAAGGTAAAAGCAAACCAAGTAAAAATCCTACTGCGCGTTGTGACAATTGTGCTCATTCTACAGCTTGTTTATGATTTCTTTACACAGTTATAG
- a CDS encoding PD-(D/E)XK nuclease family protein, producing MFEITPYPTFSWSFSRHKSLTSCSRKYGYEYYFAHNGWLSYNVEPFHQHVYRLKKLQSMPILFGQIVHHLIEQTITSYIQTGQVASVAELVNRARGQLNAAFIDSTRHVDLWRQKPNKFYMMQEIYYDGRLNPELVHDYKERLEAVFENFLQSETLQQITADTGSLRIGEPEQFRSMKIVDTQVFVVMDFHYYDDMKDKWIIIDWKTGGESEDDRQQLALYAYYIQQKYDVALEQIDVYNEYLLTGQRKKYSYTTFDIDNILHTFQRSVLEMKKYQADIFTNEPVDFEDFEKTSDAWRCKGCNYKELCSQF from the coding sequence ATGTTTGAAATTACACCGTATCCAACTTTTTCGTGGTCGTTTTCCCGACATAAATCGTTAACGAGCTGTTCGAGAAAATATGGCTATGAATACTATTTTGCACACAATGGCTGGCTAAGCTATAATGTGGAGCCGTTCCATCAACATGTCTATCGTTTAAAAAAACTACAGTCGATGCCGATCTTATTTGGGCAAATTGTCCACCATTTGATTGAACAGACGATCACTAGTTATATCCAAACTGGTCAGGTCGCGTCTGTTGCTGAACTCGTAAACCGTGCACGCGGTCAGCTTAATGCAGCATTTATCGATTCTACTAGGCATGTAGATTTATGGAGACAAAAGCCTAATAAATTTTATATGATGCAGGAAATCTATTATGATGGAAGACTTAATCCAGAGCTAGTACATGATTATAAGGAACGTTTGGAAGCAGTATTTGAAAACTTTTTACAAAGTGAGACGTTGCAGCAAATCACTGCAGACACAGGCTCTTTACGAATTGGTGAACCTGAACAATTTCGTTCCATGAAGATCGTGGATACACAAGTTTTTGTCGTGATGGACTTTCACTATTATGACGATATGAAAGACAAGTGGATTATTATTGATTGGAAGACAGGTGGGGAGTCCGAAGATGATCGCCAACAGTTAGCGCTCTATGCCTACTATATCCAGCAAAAGTATGATGTGGCGCTCGAACAAATTGATGTATACAATGAATACTTATTGACGGGACAACGAAAAAAATATAGCTATACAACGTTTGATATCGATAATATTTTGCACACTTTTCAACGGAGTGTGTTGGAAATGAAAAAGTACCAAGCTGATATTTTCACCAACGAGCCAGTTGATTTTGAAGATTTTGAGAAAACTTCTGATGCATGGCGGTGTAAGGGCTGTAATTATAAAGAATTGTGCTCTCAGTTTTAA
- a CDS encoding leucine-rich repeat domain-containing protein produces the protein MKLNFPHMQLDSLPNLDVPIKEITDLNLFDNKLTTIPSEIYKMNRLKVLNISVNKISKIPAEIEKLTELRMLDAGHNEIDVIPPEIGALHNIEDYLYLHNNKLQSIPPEISKLVKVKYLNLSDNQLIKLPDELGHLSNIIELRVMNNQLKELPSSISRLSNLKELHLKNNLITTLPVNIGELSLLRVLDMEDNQLKDMPQSLHKCLRLRRLNLRHNQLTTLPEEIGQLKNLLEIDLRSNLLTEIPKSLLEIEGLERLDLRWNHQLNIPKWLGELEEKGCIIYL, from the coding sequence ATGAAATTAAATTTTCCTCATATGCAATTAGACTCTTTACCAAATTTAGATGTACCCATAAAAGAAATAACAGATTTAAACCTTTTTGATAATAAATTAACGACGATTCCTTCAGAAATTTATAAGATGAACAGATTGAAAGTTTTGAATATATCTGTTAATAAGATCAGTAAAATACCTGCTGAGATAGAGAAATTAACAGAACTTAGAATGCTAGATGCAGGGCATAATGAAATTGACGTTATTCCTCCTGAAATTGGCGCCCTTCATAATATAGAGGATTATTTATACCTTCATAATAATAAATTGCAATCCATTCCGCCTGAAATCTCTAAGCTGGTCAAAGTGAAATATTTAAATCTAAGTGATAATCAATTAATAAAATTACCTGATGAACTTGGACATTTGAGCAATATTATAGAACTGCGAGTAATGAATAATCAATTAAAAGAGTTGCCATCCAGTATTAGTAGATTAAGTAATTTAAAGGAATTACATTTAAAAAATAATCTAATCACAACTCTTCCAGTAAATATAGGGGAATTGTCATTATTACGTGTTTTAGATATGGAAGATAATCAATTAAAAGATATGCCTCAATCGTTACATAAATGTTTAAGGTTGAGACGATTAAATTTGAGACATAATCAATTGACCACATTGCCTGAAGAGATTGGACAATTGAAGAATTTATTAGAAATTGATCTAAGAAGTAATCTTCTAACGGAAATACCAAAATCATTGCTAGAAATTGAGGGGTTAGAACGTCTGGATCTTAGATGGAACCACCAATTAAACATACCAAAGTGGTTAGGTGAATTAGAAGAAAAAGGCTGTATTATTTATTTGTAA
- a CDS encoding TetR/AcrR family transcriptional regulator — MKKGELTRRNIIRKSAAIFNKKGYMTTTMNDIIQETNIQKGGIYRHFKDKEQLMVESFHFSTEIMQNHLMTSVSQHEHAKDKLIAFVEAFFQLSEEKPIVGGCPIFNAAIEMDDLEGSVLLPSINEAIDMMIKWVVKIIEDGIKQQELKRSVQPYDTAIYIVSTLEGGLVLDRLKKDGQLTKNIINNLGQYISMIVTERQ; from the coding sequence ATGAAAAAAGGTGAATTAACAAGACGTAATATTATTCGAAAATCGGCAGCAATTTTTAACAAAAAAGGATATATGACTACAACGATGAACGACATTATTCAGGAAACGAATATTCAAAAAGGAGGGATTTATCGTCACTTTAAGGATAAGGAGCAACTGATGGTCGAGTCTTTTCATTTTTCTACCGAAATAATGCAAAATCATTTAATGACGAGTGTTTCACAACACGAGCATGCAAAGGACAAATTAATCGCATTTGTGGAAGCCTTTTTCCAATTAAGTGAAGAGAAACCGATTGTAGGAGGGTGTCCAATTTTTAATGCAGCCATAGAAATGGATGATTTAGAAGGAAGTGTGTTGCTCCCTTCCATTAATGAAGCAATAGATATGATGATAAAGTGGGTCGTTAAAATTATAGAGGATGGAATTAAGCAACAGGAGTTGAAGCGGTCAGTACAGCCATACGACACGGCCATATATATAGTGTCAACACTTGAAGGCGGCCTCGTATTAGATCGATTAAAGAAAGATGGTCAATTAACGAAGAACATCATAAATAATTTGGGACAATATATTTCAATGATTGTAACTGAGCGGCAGTAA
- a CDS encoding alpha/beta hydrolase: MKYLLFVAFIAIILYLRSYIILHIFTPKMKKVKKYPNSSYENIEIEMKTGTIQGWLIKSEQARGCFLLIHGWGSNKSDMLRYADPVLANGYDVIIVDVLGHGQSASIQKQVSIASFVQSIISTIDYVCERPDINSNAIYVLGHSMGGIAASIVNATDLRLQGLITDSMPTSLKSISQSMADKVTIPYIPFGWLFVSWFLLRGGVFIKARREWCLEKILKNQQSPALAIHSIQDKKVPISNVEVLLKDSNFKQVIKVVTKGHHNCVKDKFFWDNVFHLIANNKGEIIDEEY; this comes from the coding sequence ATGAAATATTTATTATTTGTTGCTTTCATAGCAATTATTTTATATCTGAGGAGTTATATCATTCTTCATATTTTTACACCGAAAATGAAAAAGGTAAAAAAATATCCGAACTCGTCTTATGAAAACATTGAAATAGAGATGAAAACTGGGACTATTCAAGGTTGGCTTATTAAAAGTGAGCAGGCTAGAGGTTGCTTTCTACTGATACATGGGTGGGGCTCTAATAAATCAGACATGTTACGATATGCGGATCCCGTATTAGCTAACGGCTATGATGTGATTATTGTGGATGTTCTTGGTCATGGACAAAGTGCGTCTATACAAAAACAAGTGAGTATTGCTTCGTTTGTCCAAAGTATAATATCAACAATTGATTATGTATGTGAGAGGCCAGATATTAATAGTAATGCAATTTACGTTCTTGGGCACTCAATGGGAGGGATAGCTGCAAGTATTGTCAATGCCACAGATTTAAGGCTACAAGGACTTATTACCGATTCAATGCCTACATCATTAAAAAGTATTAGCCAATCAATGGCCGATAAAGTAACAATTCCTTATATTCCTTTTGGCTGGCTATTTGTTAGTTGGTTTTTATTACGAGGAGGTGTTTTTATAAAGGCTAGAAGAGAATGGTGCCTAGAAAAAATATTAAAAAACCAACAGTCTCCAGCACTAGCCATACACTCCATTCAGGATAAAAAAGTGCCGATTTCAAATGTGGAGGTCCTACTAAAGGATAGCAACTTTAAACAAGTCATTAAAGTTGTCACAAAGGGTCACCATAATTGTGTAAAAGATAAATTTTTTTGGGATAATGTTTTTCATTTAATCGCAAACAATAAGGGGGAAATAATAGATGAAGAATATTGA
- the lpdA gene encoding dihydrolipoyl dehydrogenase, translating into MKNIDTLVIGAGPGGYVAAIRASQMGQNVTIVEREFLGGVCANVGCIPSKVLISVGHRFEQTKYSEDMGVVVQEVKLDWARVQEFKKGVVSKLIGGVEGLLKGNKIDIVNGEAYFIDAHTVRVIDGDNVQTFTFKNAILATGSRPIEIPTFKFTERVINSTGALSLPGVPEQLVVIGGGYNGTELGSAYASLGAQVTIIEGGTDILAGFEKQMTQLVKKSLQRKGVEVVVGASAKGVKENENGVVVTYEVGGEEKTVEANYVLVTVGRRPNTDEMGLEAVGIEFEERGLLKVDKQCRTSVQNIYAIGDIVSGPQLAHKASYEGKVAAEAIAGEKSIVDYLAIPAVCFTDPELATVGYNEEQAKAEGIEVKVAKFPFAANGRSLTLNAIEGFVKLVVRKIDGILIGAQIVGVGASDMIAEMGLAIEAGMTAEDIALTIHAHPTLGEITMEAAEVIIGRPIHVVKA; encoded by the coding sequence ATGAAGAATATTGATACGCTTGTGATTGGTGCAGGCCCAGGAGGATATGTGGCGGCTATTCGTGCTAGTCAAATGGGGCAAAACGTAACGATTGTTGAAAGAGAGTTTTTAGGAGGCGTTTGCGCAAACGTCGGTTGTATTCCATCAAAAGTGCTGATTTCAGTAGGTCACCGTTTTGAGCAAACAAAGTATTCAGAAGATATGGGGGTTGTTGTTCAAGAAGTAAAGCTTGACTGGGCAAGAGTGCAAGAATTTAAAAAAGGCGTAGTTTCTAAATTAATAGGCGGTGTTGAAGGTCTATTAAAAGGCAACAAAATCGACATCGTGAATGGTGAAGCATACTTCATAGATGCACATACTGTACGTGTAATCGATGGCGACAATGTACAAACTTTCACATTCAAAAATGCAATCCTTGCAACAGGTTCTCGACCAATTGAAATTCCAACATTCAAATTCACTGAACGTGTCATCAACTCAACTGGTGCGCTTTCTTTACCAGGCGTACCGGAACAATTAGTTGTCATTGGTGGTGGTTATAACGGTACTGAGTTAGGTTCTGCTTATGCTAGCTTAGGTGCTCAGGTAACAATCATTGAAGGCGGCACAGACATTTTAGCTGGTTTCGAAAAGCAAATGACACAACTTGTGAAAAAAAGTTTACAGAGAAAAGGTGTAGAAGTTGTAGTAGGCGCATCCGCTAAAGGTGTGAAAGAAAATGAAAACGGGGTAGTTGTAACGTATGAAGTTGGTGGAGAAGAAAAAACAGTTGAAGCAAACTATGTCTTAGTCACTGTAGGTCGTCGTCCGAATACAGATGAAATGGGTCTTGAAGCAGTAGGTATTGAATTCGAAGAACGAGGTTTACTAAAAGTAGACAAACAATGCCGTACGTCAGTCCAAAATATTTATGCAATTGGTGATATCGTATCTGGTCCACAACTTGCCCATAAAGCATCTTATGAAGGGAAAGTTGCTGCAGAAGCAATCGCTGGTGAAAAATCCATCGTTGATTACTTAGCAATCCCAGCTGTATGCTTCACAGATCCAGAACTTGCAACTGTTGGTTATAATGAAGAGCAAGCTAAAGCAGAAGGTATCGAGGTGAAAGTAGCGAAATTCCCATTCGCAGCAAACGGACGTTCATTAACTTTAAACGCAATAGAAGGTTTTGTGAAACTTGTTGTTCGTAAAATCGATGGCATATTAATAGGTGCTCAAATCGTAGGTGTAGGTGCCTCTGATATGATTGCTGAAATGGGTCTTGCAATCGAGGCGGGGATGACTGCAGAAGATATCGCATTAACCATCCATGCTCACCCCACATTAGGTGAGATTACAATGGAAGCTGCTGAAGTAATTATAGGAAGGCCAATTCATGTTGTGAAAGCATAA
- a CDS encoding MBL fold metallo-hydrolase yields MIHPTLIWNHEMAILIDAGFPGQIEDLRVAMEKVGVSFDKLKVLILTHQDIDHIGSLPEILQVCGSNIKVYAHDLDKPYIQGDLTLLKDGHLENPPKGKVDETLKDGQELPYCGGIRIIHTPGHISLYLKKSKTLIAGDSMYSENGIIKGIHVPTVLDIKEAHFSLKKYLDLDIESVVCYHGGLSKENINDQIQKVIS; encoded by the coding sequence ATTATTCATCCAACTCTTATATGGAATCATGAAATGGCTATTTTAATAGACGCAGGATTCCCAGGACAAATTGAAGATTTACGTGTGGCAATGGAAAAGGTAGGCGTGTCGTTCGACAAACTAAAAGTACTCATTTTGACGCATCAGGATATAGATCATATAGGGAGTCTTCCGGAGATATTACAGGTGTGTGGAAGTAATATTAAAGTATATGCTCACGATTTGGATAAACCTTATATACAAGGGGATTTAACTCTTTTGAAAGACGGGCACCTAGAGAATCCTCCGAAGGGTAAAGTGGACGAAACCTTGAAAGACGGTCAAGAATTGCCGTATTGTGGTGGTATACGTATCATCCATACGCCAGGACATATCAGCCTCTATTTGAAAAAAAGTAAAACACTGATTGCAGGTGACTCTATGTACAGTGAAAATGGAATAATAAAGGGAATTCATGTTCCGACAGTACTAGATATAAAAGAAGCTCACTTCTCTTTGAAGAAATACCTAGACCTCGACATTGAATCGGTGGTTTGTTACCACGGAGGATTAAGTAAGGAAAATATTAATGATCAGATTCAAAAAGTAATTTCATAA
- a CDS encoding GNAT family N-acetyltransferase — protein sequence MIKLSENDFDKTINLIENNVKTVPTFAYSVLNNYISGVVYADSKNPETILIGTESGIYFVAGKEDNQEFNDFLRELYSQRKNKEFRFTLFSSNEYWDRVIHELFKDTLKQINRYSFRYDQKQSHDKKLIANDYSINRISEELIASSSEYNDDYYNEYWGSVANFSAKGFGYCILHKGKVISECTSIFASLQFAEIDIETNENYRGQGLGLIVANAFINHCLENGIEPRWDCDIINASSIKLAEKLGFGKPSEYSFFTKNL from the coding sequence ATGATAAAACTTAGTGAAAATGATTTTGATAAAACAATAAATTTAATAGAGAATAACGTGAAAACAGTTCCTACCTTTGCCTATTCAGTGTTGAATAATTACATTAGTGGAGTTGTTTATGCGGATTCTAAAAATCCTGAGACAATTCTCATTGGAACTGAATCGGGTATTTATTTCGTAGCAGGAAAAGAAGATAATCAAGAATTTAATGATTTTCTTCGTGAATTATACAGTCAAAGAAAAAATAAGGAATTTAGATTTACTTTATTTTCTTCAAATGAGTACTGGGATCGTGTAATTCATGAGCTATTTAAAGATACTTTAAAGCAGATAAACAGGTATTCTTTTAGATATGATCAGAAACAATCACATGACAAGAAACTAATTGCAAATGACTATTCTATTAACAGAATAAGTGAAGAGCTAATAGCGAGTAGTTCAGAATATAATGATGATTATTACAATGAGTATTGGGGATCTGTTGCCAACTTTTCAGCAAAGGGTTTCGGTTATTGTATTTTACATAAAGGGAAAGTGATTAGTGAATGCACTTCGATTTTTGCTTCACTTCAATTCGCTGAAATTGATATTGAAACCAACGAAAATTATAGGGGGCAAGGACTAGGTTTAATTGTCGCAAATGCGTTTATAAATCACTGTCTTGAAAATGGTATAGAGCCTCGCTGGGATTGTGACATCATTAACGCGTCATCAATTAAGCTAGCTGAAAAATTGGGCTTTGGCAAACCTAGTGAATATTCATTTTTCACCAAAAATTTATAG
- a CDS encoding LysR substrate-binding domain-containing protein — MDIRKMRYFITVAEELNFSRAAERLRMAQPPLSQEIRKLEEELGVQLFHRTKRKVELTNAGRIFLDGVRQILFQVDKTIRETQLANEGKIGQLTVGFVDSTEIVIEILKNFRERFPKIQLVLHEMTTEQQLTALHEKQIQIGFFRTKQNNGILCSEVCCEETLKLALPENHPLASLPEVPLQLLVDESFILFPRHLGPDFYDFITSYFSEQGIRLNVVQEAIQMQTIVNLVAIGMGISVVPSSVETYKQNGVIFKNFKETPPKINLYVGWSQDEKSTVVNQFLTIVREVYASKTNHLLTNEL, encoded by the coding sequence TTGGATATTCGAAAAATGCGCTATTTCATAACAGTGGCAGAAGAGTTGAATTTTAGTCGAGCAGCGGAACGTTTAAGAATGGCACAACCGCCCTTAAGCCAAGAAATCCGTAAACTAGAAGAAGAATTGGGCGTTCAACTTTTCCATCGTACAAAAAGGAAAGTAGAGCTTACAAACGCTGGAAGAATATTTCTTGATGGAGTTCGGCAAATACTGTTTCAAGTTGATAAAACTATTAGAGAAACACAACTTGCAAATGAAGGGAAAATAGGACAACTAACAGTCGGTTTTGTCGATTCTACTGAAATTGTTATAGAGATTTTAAAAAACTTTAGAGAGCGATTTCCTAAAATCCAACTTGTATTACATGAAATGACCACCGAGCAACAGCTAACAGCTCTTCATGAAAAACAAATACAGATTGGATTTTTTCGTACTAAACAAAATAATGGCATATTATGTTCAGAAGTTTGTTGTGAGGAAACTTTAAAATTGGCTTTACCTGAAAATCATCCGCTTGCCTCTTTACCTGAGGTTCCCCTTCAATTATTAGTTGACGAGTCATTTATTTTGTTTCCGCGTCATTTAGGTCCAGATTTTTATGATTTTATTACTAGCTACTTTAGCGAACAAGGTATCCGTTTAAATGTTGTTCAGGAAGCCATACAAATGCAAACTATTGTTAATCTAGTTGCAATAGGAATGGGGATTTCTGTTGTTCCATCATCGGTGGAAACTTATAAACAAAATGGAGTTATCTTTAAAAATTTTAAAGAAACCCCTCCTAAGATAAATCTATATGTTGGCTGGAGCCAGGATGAAAAATCTACAGTTGTAAATCAATTTTTA